Below is a window of Oceanotoga teriensis DNA.
GATATTTATAGATAGCATTGATAATACTAATATCATTAAAATAACAACTTTTTTCATTCTACTCAGCTCCTTTATTTTTAAGAAAATTCTTTTTATAGAATTTATCCGGTAATATATTTAAAATTATTGGAAATATAGTTAATGTCATTATAAAAGCTATAAATATATTAAAAGCAGTTATAGCTCCAAATTGTGCCATAAAGCCAACTTTTGCAAAACTTAAAGGTAAAAATCCAAATATTGTAGTTAATGCTGCAGAAAATATTGCATTTCCAGTGGTTGAGGATGCATTTATTATGGATTTGTATTTATCATGAGTTTTTATATATTCTTCACTGAATCTACTTAAGTAATGAATTATATAGTCTATTCCAAGGCCTATGACTATTGAAGCTATTGTTATTGTAGCTGCATTTAAATAAAATCCTACGAATTTTATGAATCCAAAATTCATTATCAGAGTTATCCCAAGGGGAATCATGGCTATTAATCCAAATATAAATGATTTCATTATTATCATAAAAGCTATTGTTACCAATATTAAAGCAATAAAAAGACTTAATAATTGACTATCTATCATTATTTTATTTAAATTGGCCGTAACTATTGAATTTCCTGTTAAATTAATGTCCAGTTTATTGGTATCTCCAGAAATAGGTACTAAGATATCATTTACATAAAAAGATAGTTCTTTGAGATCTTTTTCTTCTATATTTATTTTTTCTTTGTTTTGCAATAATTTTTCATAAACATATTTAGCTTTTAATTCTTTCTCAGATTGATATAAATAATTTTGTATATAATCATCATTTTTTTCAATCATAGAGATAAATGTATTCATATTTACTTTATTTTCATCATATGATTCTAAAAACTCGTTAAATCTGTTGAGCATATCTTCTTGATTTAATGATTTTAATATTTCTAAAACATCTTTATCTTTAGCATCTAATAAAGTGTTTAATATTATTTCCTCATAATTTCCATGTCTGGATAATACAAAAAATTTGAGTTCATTTTCAAATCCTTCTATAGATCTATAGTCTTCTTTATTGAAAGGTATTACATCATAAGAATATATTATATTATCTTTCATAAAATTTTGAGCTTTTTGAGAAAGATTATATACCAAATCAACATCAGATGTCCCCATTTTAAATTCCATAATAGATTCTGAACTATCTAAAATAGCTATTTGTCTTAGAGAATCAGAGCCTTTCAAAAACAAAAATATTTGAGACATGGCTGAATTATCTGCTGGTATATACTCAATGCCATCATAACTTTTCATCCAATTAGAGACTAAATCAGAAAATCCCCTTGAACTATCAACTTTTTCAAATTTTTGTATATATTCTTTTATATTTCTCATAACTCTATTATAATAAAAATCTTGATACATATTTTCTTTATCACCTTTTAAATAAAGTGTTATATAGTTATTTCCACCAAAATTATTTTCTATATAATCAGATCCTTTTATAGAATCTGAATTTTTTGGAAGATACAGTTCTAAATCCATTTTTGCTTCTAATTTTGGTATTTGTATTGTAAAAATGGTTATTAATATTATTATTGAAAGAATTATTAATTTTTTATTTTTTAAAACTAATTTTGTATATTTTTTTAAAAATTCATTATGACCTTTTTCATTAAGAATTTTCTTTTTTTTGGGTCTTATTAAAAAAATTAAAGCTGGACCAAATATTAAAGATATCATAAATGCATAAGTTATTCCTACACTGGCCATTATAGCGAGTTGTGAAATTGGTTTAATTCCGGCTGTTACAAGACTTAAAACTCCTATTATAGTGGTTATTGTTGTTAAAAATATAGGCTTTAAAATGCTTTTATATGTTTCTTTTATCGAGCTTTCCACATTAAAGCCTTTTGAAATATCTTCATTATATCTATTAAAAAAATGTATTGAATAATCAACGCCTATACCAATTAGAATTGTTGGAACCATCAATGTTATACTGGTTAAAGTATTGAAAGATAATACCATAGTCCCCATAACCCATACTACTGATATCAAAACCGTTATTATTGGTATAAATATCCCTGTAAAACTTCTAAACATAAAATAAAGCACTGATATTATTAATATAAGAGCAAATGGAAAAATCCTTAAAATATCTTCAACAGACATTTTAGCCATTTCTTCATTCATAAAAATTAATCCAGAGTAGTAAATATCATCATAATTATAATTTAAAAATATTTTTTCTATATTTTTTTTCAAACTATAAAAATCATAATCTTTATCTTTAGTGTTTATTTCAAGTGTAAAAAGCACAGCTTTTCCATCTTTAGATATAAAATTTTCTTTTAATATATCATCCGATAATATTTCATCTTCTAAATCTAAAGTCTTATCAGAAAGATCATACATTTCTGTTAAACTTCCAACTTCTATTCCATTTTTTTCAGACTTTATTCTTATAACATTTGTGAGAGAATTTACACTTTTTACTTCTTTTAATTTTTGAAGCTCTTTTGTTATAAGTTCTATATCATATAATTTAGAATATATATTATCAAGTTCTACCCCAACTATTAAAAAATCTTTTTTACCAAATTTTTTTGTAACTTCATTATACTTGATAACTTCAGGGTCATTTTCGGATAAATAAGACAGCATATCTTCTTTTACTGTAATATCTGTTAATTGATATCCTAAGAAAATAGTTATCAAAACAATCAGTACTATACTTAATATGCTTAAAACTTTATTTTTCATGATATCCTCCCTATTGATATAAAATTAGTTAATATTTTTAATTATTAATAATTATAACTGTTTTTTACATCGATTGTCAAATTTTATTATTATATTTTTATTTGACAAAAAAAATTATAGATGTTATCATCAAGAAAAATAAATTTTTTAAGAAGGTATAAATATGAAGAATAAGAATAAAAATAACAAATTACTTTTAGAGATGTTATTAGATCTCGTAAATAGTTTTACATCAAATCTTGATTTTAAAAAAAGCAAAAAAGCTCTTTCTTTAAAACCCATTGAATTTAATATACTGAGTTTGATTTATTATAAAGGGCCACAAAAGATGAAAGATTTGGCTGATTATCATAATTTAACAAAAAGTGCAATTACAATAATAGTTGATAAACTTGAAAGTAATGATTATTTAAAGAGAATTAGATCTTCTAAAGATAGAAGAATTATTCATATTCATCTAACAAAAGCAGGTAAAATAATGGTTGAAGAATTTTTAGAAGATCTCAATATAAAATTGATGGATATGTTAGACCCTATATCCGATGAAGAATTAGAAGTTTTATTTGAAACAGTTAATAAAATACACTCAAAAAAACATAAAAAAATATAGAGGTTATACCTCTATATTTTTTAATTTTTAAGCCTCATTTCAGCATATTTAGATTTGAATCCACTTCTTTCATAAAGTTTTCTTGCGGGATTATCATATTCTACATGTAAAGCTATATCTCCTTTACATTTTTTAGCAGTCTCTTTTATAAGATTTCCCCCGATTCCTTTTCCTCTGTATTCATCGTGAACAGCTATATAAACTAATATATTTTCTGGTATATAACCATTCATTCCAGTATTGTTTATTACAACACTACCTATTATTTCATCTTGATCATGGAGCACCAGAACAAATCCACCTTTTCCTTTTTCATCAGAAAGAGCATAATCAATTGCATCGATTATATCTTCTAAAGGATCACCAAATCTTCCAAGATGTTCATGGAGAAATTCTGCTACCTCATTTTTCGTAAAATCTATATCATCTTCGAGAAAATCTTCTCTGCTTGTAACAAATTCAAGATTGATACTTTCCGTATTCATATTTTTTAATTTAAACAACAGTATAACACCTCCAAATTTTTTAAAGATAAAAAAAATAGTCTTCAATATTATGTTATCACATTTCTTAACTTTATTTAATACAAAAGCAATAATTTTATTTTAAATCTAAATAAATTCTTTTAAATCTTAATATTATATTTTGTTTTTCATAACATAAAAAGCATTCATATTTATATTCTATATGAATGCTTTTATTTTTATATGTGAATTTCAGGAATAGTTATTTTTTCATGTGGATTATCTTTGAATATTAAATATCTATCATGCATATCTTTTTCTCTATCTATTTTATCTATTACTTCTGGAGCATAAGTAACTTTATGTAAGAGATATTTTAAAGGTATTCCCATATCACTTAAAGTTTTTAAATCTCTTATCCAGTCTGGAATTTCAACTGGTGCATCAGAAGACAAAAATAATGGTATATTACTTTTATATATATCCAAAAATCTATAAGCTTTTTCTGTTCTCAATCCCAATCTTTTTTCTAATATTGGTTTATCAGAATTTATAAACTCAGGTTGCATATCAAGAATTATATTATATTTTTCAAGTTTTTTTATTTGTTCATCATGTAAAATAGCTGAATGTATTATTCTATGAAGACCTATTGGATTTATTTTTTCAAATATTTCTAATATTATGTCTATAGATGCATCTCCTATTGCATGCATTGCAAGATGAAGTTTTTTATCTTCACAAAATAACAATACTTTCATCAATTCTTCTTTATTCCAAACAAATTTCCCTTTAGTATTTCTATCCTTATAAACTTCTCTCATATATGCAGTCCATCCACCAAAAGATCCATCTAAATAAACTTTAACAGCTTTATATTTTTTGAAATATCCTCTTTCATAATATTTTAAAAGCTCATCATATGAATTAACAGCTATTTTCTCATATACTTTTAAATATTCATCATCATATGGTAAATCATCTACAGTTATTCCATGAATATCTTCTGAATGAACAAATCCATAACCCTTAGAAATCAAATAATTCTTTGCCTCTTCATATGCACCATTTATATCTGTAAAATATCCTATTTTTTCATATATTTTTTCCAATGCTTTTTCATATATATATCCATTTGATCTATTAACATATTTTTCTGATTCTTCAAAATCTAAATTTTCTAAAAGATTTGTATTTGCAATGGCAACATGTCCACATCTTCTTATAAGTAAAATATTTTTCTCTGTTTTAAAATCATCTAAAATATCTTTATTTAGATCACAATCTTGTTCCGACCATCCACGTAATACTATATCTTTTTTATCTTTTAAAAGCTCTTCTTCGATTATTTTTTTTATGTTTTCATTATCTTTATGTTCAAGATCAGGATTATTAAGTTTTTCTCCAAAGCCCAGAAGATGAAGATGAGTATCTGTTGCTAAAGGAGTTACAAAATAATTAAAATTGTGTTTTGTATTAATTGTATAAAAATCTCCGTTTCTTCTAAGCTTTTTCATATACTTTCTAATGCCCCCTTAAAATATCATTATTATATTTACTATATCTATGATATCAAAAGTTTTTATTTTTTAAAAATCTATTCAAAAAAGAATATGTTTAAATATTTTATTTTTTTATCATCTCTTTATAAAATCTATACATCTAATTTATTTTATTTATACATTTTATGTGTTATGATATACATAAATTAGGCATACCTAATTTAAGGAGGTTTATTATGAAAAATTCAGTTATAGTATTTTGGTCAGCAACAGGAAATACAGAAGCTATTGCCAATGAACTTGAAGATGCTTTGATAAGTGAAGGATCTACAGTTAAAAAACTATTTGTAGATGATGCAACTTTAGAAGATTTAGAGAATGCAGATATAATAGCCCTCGGTTGTCCTGCAATGGGTGCTGAAATTTTAGAAGATGGTTCAATGGAACCATTTGTAGAATCGCTATCTAATTTTAATTTTTCAAATAAAAAAGTGGCTCTTTTTGGTTCATATGACTGGGGTGATGGTCAATGGATGAAAGATTGGGAAGAAAGAATGGAAAGTTATGGAGCTACTTTGGTTTCAGAAGGACTTATAGTTCATCTTCATCCAGAAGATGAGGACATTCAAAAATGTAAAGAAATGGCACATAAATTGGCAAATTAGACATCTGTACTTGCAACTCCAGGCTTTGTGTACCTCTATTTTTACCATTTGTTTAGCTTGAACTATTCCTTTAAGCGGGCTCAAAGAGCCCGTTTAAATAGTAAAAAATAAAAACGAACAATTATTCTTTTTTGAAAGGAGATATTATGCAAATACAAAAAGAAGATATAAGAGAAAATATAATAGAAACATCTAAACTTTTATTTTTTGAAAAAGGATATATTAAAACAAAAATATCTGATATATCAAAAAAATCCGGTATCCCAGTTGGAAATATATATAATTATTTTGATTCTAAAGATTCTATTTTTTATACATGTATTGAAAATACTTTAAAAATTATAGATAAATGGTTTTTGGAGCAAGAAAAGAAAAAAAATATGATTCTAGATTTTCATAGTGAGCTTATCCTGAAAGAACTCGATGATATGATAGATTTTATCATTAATAATAAAGTAGAAATAAATCTTATTTTTAATATTTCTTATGGAACTAATTTTGAATATATTCCAGAAAAAATATTGAAAAGATACTTTGAAGTTGGAAAAAATCAAATGTCATTGATGAATTATAAGAATAATAATTATAATATTTCCAATTTTATTTTAAAACAATTAATATCTCTTTATTTTAGAGTTCTTGTAGAAGTAACTTCTAACGATTATTCAAAAGAAGAAATTAAAAATATTTTAAAAGAACTTATAAATTTTTTATATTCAGGGTCATATGGTTTATTAAAAGATTTGAAAATTTACCATTAATGGGGGGAGATTTTTATGGAAATTTCCAAAGATAATATTTTGAAAGATGATATGGGTTTTTTATTCAAGAAACTCGCAATACCAGGAATTATAGGAATGTTTGCATTGGGTCTTTATAATTTTGTAGATGCAATATTCATAGGTCAATTTGTTAGTAAAGAAGGTCTTGGTGCAATCACACTCGCATATACAATCGTTCTTATAAATCAGTCTATAACAACATTATTTGGAAATGGTGCAATGTCTGTTTTGTCAAGAGCCATTGGGAAAAATGATTCTAATAAAATTGAAAAAATTGCTGGTAATGTATTAATCTTAACTTTCTTATTTTCTCTCATTTTAACGATAATTGTAAATGTTTATGCTGAAAATATTATTTCATTTTTAGGGGGAAAAAATGAAATTTTAAATCTTGCAGTAGACTATGTAAAAGTATTATCTTTAGGATTTGTTTTTGCTTCTTCGGGGCCAGCTTTAAATTTTTTGATTAGGGCTGAGGGGAGAATGAAAACAGCCATGAAGATGGTTTTTATTTCAATATTCATGAACATAATTCTTGATCCCATTTTTATAATAGGTTTTAAACTGGGTATTAAAGGTGCTGCATGGGCTACAGTCATATCTCAAATTACATATTTTATTATAAATATATTATATATTCAAAAAAGTTCAAGTTATGCAAAAATTAAATCATTTAATTTGAATTTCGATATAATATTGAATATATTAAACCCAGGAATTTCAGCAATGGCATTGAATATAGTTGCTATTATTCAGCAAATAATAATATTTAGACTTTTGGCAAAATATGGTGGAGATTTTCATATAATAATAATGGGAACATGTTTAAGAGTTTTTATGTTTTTTTATACTCCTCTATGGGGTATTGGCCAAGCATTGGCATCTGTTTCTGGAATAAATTATGGAGCCGGAAATGTACATAGAACATATTTTTCATTAAAATATTTTAATATCATAGGAACTATAATATCTTTTATGTGCTGGTTAATTTTCATGTTATTTCCAGAATTTATATTGAGCTTATTCATCAATAATACAGAATATATAGTTGATGGTGCTCCTTTATTTAGAATTCTTTTATCTGTATTTTTTATTTATTCAATAGAAGTTAACTATATAAGTTTTTTTCAGGCACTTGGAAAAGGTCTCCATGCATCTATATTAACTATTGGTAGACTCGTAATAATTTTTATTCCTTCTGTATACATTCTTAGTTATTTTATGCAATCAGATGGAATTTGGATTTCTCTTCCTTTAGCTGATATCTTAATAACGATCACTGGAGCTATTTTAATAAAAATATTAAAGACCAAACAAATGAAAAGGGTCACTTTATAGTGACCCTTTTTCATTATTTTTTAAAAAAAGTATAGTTGTATTTCTCTTTTGTATTATTTTTGGTTTTAATTCGGAGTAATTATTATTGGATCTTTCTAAATCATCGTTTAGTATAACTTCATCTATTATTTTTATCTCTTTTTTATTCTTCAATTTTTTTATCTCTTTTTTTAAAGTTTTATGAAAATTATCTTTTCTTCTCTGATCTTCTTCATAACTATTTTCAACTCTTTTTATTGTTCTTCCACTTACAGGTTCAACTTTATCTACTTTAAAATCCATAATAATCACCTCCTTTTATTATTTTTCTTTCATATATTTTATCGTCTGAATATAATTAAAATTAAACTTTTTATAATAAAATAAATTTATTTTGTTACTAATAAGAAATAAAAAAGAAAAAAAAGAATAGTATATTATAGTTGAACAGTTATTCAACTATAATATACAAGGGGGAATTTGATGAAGAAAATAAATCCTAAATATTTTCAATTGGCATCAGAAGTTTTATCGGCTATGGGGGATATGACAAGATTTAAAATACTTTATGAACTCA
It encodes the following:
- a CDS encoding flavodoxin, coding for MKNSVIVFWSATGNTEAIANELEDALISEGSTVKKLFVDDATLEDLENADIIALGCPAMGAEILEDGSMEPFVESLSNFNFSNKKVALFGSYDWGDGQWMKDWEERMESYGATLVSEGLIVHLHPEDEDIQKCKEMAHKLAN
- a CDS encoding MarR family winged helix-turn-helix transcriptional regulator; translated protein: MKNKNKNNKLLLEMLLDLVNSFTSNLDFKKSKKALSLKPIEFNILSLIYYKGPQKMKDLADYHNLTKSAITIIVDKLESNDYLKRIRSSKDRRIIHIHLTKAGKIMVEEFLEDLNIKLMDMLDPISDEELEVLFETVNKIHSKKHKKI
- a CDS encoding efflux RND transporter permease subunit gives rise to the protein MKNKVLSILSIVLIVLITIFLGYQLTDITVKEDMLSYLSENDPEVIKYNEVTKKFGKKDFLIVGVELDNIYSKLYDIELITKELQKLKEVKSVNSLTNVIRIKSEKNGIEVGSLTEMYDLSDKTLDLEDEILSDDILKENFISKDGKAVLFTLEINTKDKDYDFYSLKKNIEKIFLNYNYDDIYYSGLIFMNEEMAKMSVEDILRIFPFALILIISVLYFMFRSFTGIFIPIITVLISVVWVMGTMVLSFNTLTSITLMVPTILIGIGVDYSIHFFNRYNEDISKGFNVESSIKETYKSILKPIFLTTITTIIGVLSLVTAGIKPISQLAIMASVGITYAFMISLIFGPALIFLIRPKKKKILNEKGHNEFLKKYTKLVLKNKKLIILSIIILITIFTIQIPKLEAKMDLELYLPKNSDSIKGSDYIENNFGGNNYITLYLKGDKENMYQDFYYNRVMRNIKEYIQKFEKVDSSRGFSDLVSNWMKSYDGIEYIPADNSAMSQIFLFLKGSDSLRQIAILDSSESIMEFKMGTSDVDLVYNLSQKAQNFMKDNIIYSYDVIPFNKEDYRSIEGFENELKFFVLSRHGNYEEIILNTLLDAKDKDVLEILKSLNQEDMLNRFNEFLESYDENKVNMNTFISMIEKNDDYIQNYLYQSEKELKAKYVYEKLLQNKEKINIEEKDLKELSFYVNDILVPISGDTNKLDINLTGNSIVTANLNKIMIDSQLLSLFIALILVTIAFMIIMKSFIFGLIAMIPLGITLIMNFGFIKFVGFYLNAATITIASIVIGLGIDYIIHYLSRFSEEYIKTHDKYKSIINASSTTGNAIFSAALTTIFGFLPLSFAKVGFMAQFGAITAFNIFIAFIMTLTIFPIILNILPDKFYKKNFLKNKGAE
- a CDS encoding GNAT family N-acetyltransferase encodes the protein MFKLKNMNTESINLEFVTSREDFLEDDIDFTKNEVAEFLHEHLGRFGDPLEDIIDAIDYALSDEKGKGGFVLVLHDQDEIIGSVVINNTGMNGYIPENILVYIAVHDEYRGKGIGGNLIKETAKKCKGDIALHVEYDNPARKLYERSGFKSKYAEMRLKN
- a CDS encoding MATE family efflux transporter codes for the protein MEISKDNILKDDMGFLFKKLAIPGIIGMFALGLYNFVDAIFIGQFVSKEGLGAITLAYTIVLINQSITTLFGNGAMSVLSRAIGKNDSNKIEKIAGNVLILTFLFSLILTIIVNVYAENIISFLGGKNEILNLAVDYVKVLSLGFVFASSGPALNFLIRAEGRMKTAMKMVFISIFMNIILDPIFIIGFKLGIKGAAWATVISQITYFIINILYIQKSSSYAKIKSFNLNFDIILNILNPGISAMALNIVAIIQQIIIFRLLAKYGGDFHIIIMGTCLRVFMFFYTPLWGIGQALASVSGINYGAGNVHRTYFSLKYFNIIGTIISFMCWLIFMLFPEFILSLFINNTEYIVDGAPLFRILLSVFFIYSIEVNYISFFQALGKGLHASILTIGRLVIIFIPSVYILSYFMQSDGIWISLPLADILITITGAILIKILKTKQMKRVTL
- a CDS encoding TetR/AcrR family transcriptional regulator, translated to MQIQKEDIRENIIETSKLLFFEKGYIKTKISDISKKSGIPVGNIYNYFDSKDSIFYTCIENTLKIIDKWFLEQEKKKNMILDFHSELILKELDDMIDFIINNKVEINLIFNISYGTNFEYIPEKILKRYFEVGKNQMSLMNYKNNNYNISNFILKQLISLYFRVLVEVTSNDYSKEEIKNILKELINFLYSGSYGLLKDLKIYH
- a CDS encoding amidohydrolase family protein, translated to MKKLRRNGDFYTINTKHNFNYFVTPLATDTHLHLLGFGEKLNNPDLEHKDNENIKKIIEEELLKDKKDIVLRGWSEQDCDLNKDILDDFKTEKNILLIRRCGHVAIANTNLLENLDFEESEKYVNRSNGYIYEKALEKIYEKIGYFTDINGAYEEAKNYLISKGYGFVHSEDIHGITVDDLPYDDEYLKVYEKIAVNSYDELLKYYERGYFKKYKAVKVYLDGSFGGWTAYMREVYKDRNTKGKFVWNKEELMKVLLFCEDKKLHLAMHAIGDASIDIILEIFEKINPIGLHRIIHSAILHDEQIKKLEKYNIILDMQPEFINSDKPILEKRLGLRTEKAYRFLDIYKSNIPLFLSSDAPVEIPDWIRDLKTLSDMGIPLKYLLHKVTYAPEVIDKIDREKDMHDRYLIFKDNPHEKITIPEIHI